The Marinifilum sp. JC120 genome segment CAGGTCCTGAAGTTTCCTTTAAGGAAAAGTTGGCTTCACTGCCCGGTTCCATTGAGATGATCATTCTTTTTGTACTGGTTATGGGCGGTCTTTTTGCCGGCTGGTTTACGCCCACAGAGGCCGGGGCAGCAGGGGCGGCTTTTGCTCTTCTAATCAGTATTGTCTCTCGCGAGATGACCTTTAAGCGATTTACTGCCGCTGTCAGCGATACTCTCAAGGTTTCCTGCATGATCATGACAGTAATGCTTGGGGCTGTGATTTTCGGTCGTTTTCTGGCTGTGACCCGTATTCCCTTTGAAGCTGCCAATTTTATTGCAGCCCTGCCCATTCCGCCCACGGTGATCATTTTGCTCATTTGTGTGATCTACGTCATCGGCGGTATGGTCATGGATGCATTGGCTCTGTTGCTGATTACTATCCCTATCTTTTTTCCCATTGTCAGTGCCATGGGGTACGATCCGGTCTGGTTCGGTGTTTTGATTACCATTGTGACTACTCTGGGGGCTATCACCCCGCCAGTGGGAGTGACGACCTTTATTGTCGCTTCCATGGCCGAGGATGTGTCTATTGATCGGGTTTTTCTGGGTGTGAGTTATTTTCTGATTGCTTACGTTGCACTGGTCGCTTTAATGCTTCTGTGTCCGGCTACGGTTACTTTTTTACCAAGTTTACTTTAAATGGCAGCAGAATTTGTAAAAGTTACTAAGCAAGAATCCGGTCAGAAGCTGGTCCGTTTCCTTGAGAGAAGAGTGGGTAGTGACGTGCCACGCTCAGCTATCATGCGTTGGATTCGCAAAGGTAATGTGCGGGTGGATAAAGGCCGCTGCAAACCTTTTGATCTGGTCAAAGAAGGGCAGATCGTGCGTATCCCGCCATATAAGGCTGATGAAACGCAGCAGAAAAAACTTCCCGCACTTCCCCTTATCTATGAGGATGAAAATTATCTGGCAGTGTGCAAACCTGCGGGGCTGCCGACTCAGGGCGGAACTGGGCATGATGATTCTGTTGCCGACCGCCTTCTTTCCATGTTTGCGGATGCTCCTTACAAACCTGCCCCTGCCCATCGGTTGGACCGTGATACTTCCGGCGTGATTCTGGCCGGGAAATCCCATCAGGGGCAGAAGAATCTGTCTGATTTTTTCGCAGAACACGGTGAAGGCGGGAAATATTACCTCGCACAGGTGGAAGGTAGCTGGGACCAAGAAGGCTGGACTGAGTTGCGTGACAAAATGGAAAAGCGTGGCCCCAAAGGTCGGGAGAAAGTTGAGGTTGGATCGGGTAAAGAGGCCGTCAGTTCTGTTTGTCCTGTAAAAACAGGTGAAAAAACATCGTTGCTTATCGTAAGGCTGCATACAGGGCGGACTCATCAGATCCGGGTGCAGCTTTCCTCACGCGGCTTTCCTATTGTGGGGGATACTAAATACGGTGGCAAGCAAGGTAAAATGAAACTCCATTGTTTGCGCATTGAAACTCCGTGGTTTGTTGCCGCCTGTCCTTCAGACTGGGATAATCAGCCTGATATTTCTGAGTATTTTTTCGAAGTTTAAGATTAAAATTATCAAGATATTTTACTTGTAGATTGAGACAGTTGAACTAGATTCGACTGTCTTTTTTTGTGTCTTCTGTCGATCTATTCTTCATGATGAAAAATAAAAAGTTATTGACAAACGATAATTCATTGCCGTAAGTCGTGAATCATAAAACGGGTGATAATATTTTTAGTTAGGAGTTTTTCATGGATAAAATTAGAAAGATGAGCATCTTTTTGAAATATGTTTTTTGGTTGCTGTTGATTTCTATCCCGGTGTTCGAAGTGGCGGGGTGGTTGTTTTTTGATGGATATGATTCGTGGCTTGTTCCTGAAGTTATGTTCGACTTTGAGGATGAGGTCTTTCCGGTGGTGATGACTCAGACCACCAGAATTCTGGGAGTGGTAGTGACCTTGCCTCAAGTGTTGCTTGATATGTTCTGTATGTGGCAGATGGTTAAGCTTTTCTCACTATATGAAGCCGGTAATATCTTTACTGCCGAGAATTCAGCCTGCTACAGGCGTGCGGCTTGGGCTTTTTTAATCTGTGAAGTGATAAATCCTTTTGTTCAGGCCGGGACTAGTTACGTGATCAGTATGAATAATGAAGTGGGAGAGCGGTTTGTGACTGTTGGTATAGATGATGCCAACATCGGAACTATAATTGTTGCCTGCGTGATTCTGGCAATTTCGTGGGTCATGGATGAAGGACGCAAGCTTCAGGACGAAGCGGAACTTACTATTTAAGGGGTTGATATGGCGATACTTATTAACCTCGATGTAATGCTGGCAAAGCGGAAGGTTGCATCAAAAGATCTGGCTGAGGCTGTAGGGATTACTCCGCAGAATCTGTCCGTGCTTAAGACCGGGAAGGCTAAGGCCATCAGGTTCAGCACCCTTGATGCTATTTGTAAATTCTTGGAGTGCCAGCCTGGTGATATTCTTGAGTTTCGGGACGAAGAGGGAACTGTAAATATTTAAGGACTCCCCTTATTCGGGCCGGGTTATGGTTGGCCCGGCTTGCGGCAGAACCGGCCTCCCCCGGTTCTGTCTTTTTTTCCCGTATTTCGGGAAGGAAGAGATATGACTGATCATATTGAAAAGAGAGAAATTGATGTGGCTTCCCTTACAGAGAATAAAAAAGGGCGATGGAAAAAATGGTTTTTCTTGTTGGGTTTGCTGTTAATTGCAGGGGGAGTGTTTACTGCTTTTCTTGATGGCAGCGAGGATGCGGTCGAATATAAGACTGCTGTTGCGCGGGTTGGGAATTTTACAGTTGATGTTGCGGCCAGCGGAACTTTGCAGCCGCGTAACAAGGTTATCGTGGGCTGTGAAATTTCAGGTACCATTAATAAAATTTACAAAGATTACAACGATAAAGTGGTAAAGGGAGAACTGCTGGCCCGCATGAGTACTGACGAGTTGCAGGCTCGCGTGAATCAGCTTCGTGCGGCTCTTGAATCTTCTCGCGCGAATGTCCGTAAATCTGAAGTCGATTTGAAAGATAAGAAAAACGAATGCGTGCGCATGGGCAAGCTGCGTAATAAAAATGCGGTCTCGCAGAAAAAATTTGATAGTGCTGTGACCGCCCGCGATATGGCTGACGCTCATCTGGCAGAAGCGAAAGCCATGGTTCGCCGTGCGGAAGCCAACCTGAATGAAGCAGCAGCAAACCTCAAAAAAGCTTCCATCACTTCGCCCATTGACGGCCTTGTGCTTACCCGCCACGTGGAGGCCGGGCAGGCTGTCTCTTCGGGGATGAACACCCCGCAGCTTTATACCTTGGCCACCAGCCTTAAGGATATGCGCCTTGAGCTTAATATCGATGAAGCCGACGTAGGTAAGATCAGATCCGGGCAAACAGCCGTATTCACGGTTGATGCCTATGCCGGGAAAAAATTCCCTGCCAAGCTTATCAAACTGCGTTATGCCCCGCAGAGGGTACAGGGCGTAGTTACTTACGTGGGAATTTTTTCCGTGAACAACAAGGATTTGCTCCTGCGTCCGGGTATGACCGCAGCCGCAAAAATAGAAATTGAAAAGGTCCGGGATAAATTGTTGCTTCCTAACGGGGCCTTGCGTTTTTCTCCGGCGGATGCCGTTCCTGAGAATTCCAGAAACACTCCTTCCTCAAAGAATGCAAATATCTGGGTTCTCAGGGACGGTGTTCCGCAAAAAGTGGCTGTGCGTAAGGGCAGCAGCAATGGTCGGTTTACCGCGATTGTAGAAGGCCACCTTTCAGCCGGTGACGAGGTTGTTCTTTCCCGTGTCGAGAAAGTCGCCGAGAACAGCATGGCATTCACATTTGAATAGGCGGGCAGGGTAATGATTGAACTGAAGAATATTAGCCGTGTTTACAATACCGGAGGGGCCGAGGTTCGCGCTCTGGACGGCATTGATATGACCATTGAAAATGGCGAATTTGTGGCGGTCATGGGCAGTTCCGGTTCCGGTAAGTCCACAACAATGAATATCCTCGGCTGTCTGGATGCCCCCTCTTCCGGCAGTTATCTCTTTGAAGGTCTTGATGTTACCTCGCTGGACAGAAGTCAGAAGGCCCGGTTGCGTCGCAGATATCTCGGTTTTGTCTTTCAGGGCTTTAATCTGCTCAGCCGTACAACTGCCCTTGAGAATGTGGAGTTGCCCCTTGTATACCGCGGTCTTGCAAAGAATGAACGGCGCAAGATGGCTTACGCCGCTCTGGATAAAGTAGGCCTTGCTGACCGGGCCATGCATACCACCACGGAGATGTCCGGCGGTCAGCAGCAACGAGTGGCCATTGCCCGGGCCATTGTCTGTAATCCTTTCCTGCTTCTTGCTGACGAACCTACTGGTAACCTTGATTCCGCACGCAGTACCGAGATCATGCAATTATTGACTTCCTTACAGGCCGAGCACGGCATCACTGTGGTCATGGTTACCCATGAACCGGAGATGGCCCTTTGGGCATCCCGCACTATAGAATTCAGGGACGGCAAGATAATCAAGGAAGGTCACTGATGTTTTTGCAAGCTGTTCTGCTCTCTTTCCGGACCCTGCTGCGTAACAAACTCCGTTCCTGCCTGACAGTACTCGGTATTGTAATCGGCGTGGGGTCGGTTATTGCCGTTGTGGTTATCGGGCAGGGGGCCAGCCGGAAACTTACCGATGAAATTTCCAGCCTCGGCAGCAAGATGATCATGATTTATCCTGACGAGGAAAACGGGGTCGGATTCGCCGGGGAAACATCGAACCTTATTCCATTCAAGAATTCCGATGTGGAGGCCATTAAGCGGGAGTTTCCAGACTGCGGGGGAGTTGCTCCTGTTGCTGAATCCGGGGCGGTGGCGGTGTTCGGGAGTAATAATTGCCGGACGTCAGTAACCGGGACTGAAAGCAGCTATTTCGCCATCAGGAACTGGAAGCTAAAGTTCGGTAGGCTTTTCAGCTCAAGTGAAGAAAGGGTCGGTAAATCCGTATGTATCATTGGTGAAAAGGTCAGCAAAAATCTTTTTAAAGGAATGGACCCTATCGGTTCCTCCATCCGTATTGACCGTTTTGCCTATCAGGTCATCGGTGTGCTTAAATCCAAGGGCGGTTCCATGGTCGGCAAGGAGCAGGATGATGTTATCCTTGTGCCGCTCAAGGTTTTGCAGCGTAGAATTTCAGGAACCAAGGATGTGGACCTGATTCTGGTTGGTTGCGGGCCCGGTCAGGATTCCACCACCCTCAAGCGGCAGCTTAAGCAGGTCATGATTGAACGGCGTCCGGTTCCCCCCGGACACGGGAATAATTTTGCCATTGAGGATATGAAGGAAATTATCAAGACGGTTGAGAAACAGACCGGGACCTTCACCACTTTTATTAGTGCCATTGCTGCCATCAGTTTGCTGGTGGGCGGAATCGGAATCATGAATATTATGCTTGTCTCCGTAACTGAAAGAACCCGTGAAATCGGCATCCGTATGGCAGTGGGCGCACAGGAAAACGATATATTGATTCAGTTTCTTGTGGAAGCTGTCGTGCTTTCGCTTTTTGGTGGGGTGCTGGGCATTTCTCTCGGTTTGGTTATCCCTATGTTTGTCACCAGCTACATGAAGATTCCATTTGTAATTGATATGCGCATTATCTTGATAAGTTTTGTCTTCTCCGGGCTGGTCGGTATTGTGTTCGGCTATTTTCCCGCCCGCCGCGCCGCGCGTATGAATCCTATTGATGCTTTGCGGCATGAGTGATTTTTCGTTTTTGATTCAAGCCTGTTTATTGTTGTCTTGTATAAATTTAATAGGCTTGTTTTTTGACGTGGTTGGAATGTATTTTTGCAAGACAGAAACTGGGTAACGCGTTATGTTTAACTTCGAGTAGTAAGTTGCTTATAGCTATATGGAGTTAAAATGCCTCAGATGATCCCCAAGGAATTTGCAAATATTAGGGAGTTACTAATCTCCAATGGTATAAAAACTTTATTTCAGCCTATTGTTGCGATCGATAGGAAGGATGTTGTTGGGTTTGAAGCTTTTTCTCGTGTTAGGTTACCGGATAAAGGCGGTAGTGACGCAACCTTGGTTGATTTGTTCGGCACAAATTTAAAACCTGCTGAATTGTATGAAATTGATAAGGCTTGTTGTCGGCAGACGTTGCGTAGATTCAAAAAGTTTTTGCAGCAAAGGAAATCACTTTGTGTGTTTATGAATCTTGAAATGAGGGTGATAAGTAATTCCTGTTGTGACAGGCATTTTATCTCTGAGGTTGTCGAGGAGGTTGATGTTCCGGCTCATAATATTGTTATTGAAATTTCTGCTGAGTGTCTTTCAGACCCAAAAGGATTACCGTTTGTGGAATTTTGCCGCGGTAAAGGTTTTCAGATTTCAATTGATAAAGTTGAGCACAGTTCAAGGCTTCTGGCTATTCTTCTTGAGAGCAGACCGGACTATATTAAATTGCAACGCTCTGTATGGAGTAATCCCGCTGATTCCACCTACAATATAGGAAGCCTTGAATATATTGTAAAAAACTGTGCTAATATTGAATGCACTCCAATTGCTTTGGGTGTTGAGGATGAAGACGAGGCTTTATACCTATTGCAGGCTAATATGTTCTGTCATCAGGGGTATTACTATACGAAAGATGAAAACTGTACTGGGAGTGAATGCAATTCTGTAGGTGGTTTTCTTGAATCTGTGAACCGGATTAATCAAAAATTCATAATGTTGCAATCAGAACGGATCAGGGACCGCAAAGAACATTTTTTCAATATAAGGGCGCAAATCAAGAGTCTTACAAGTTTATTTGCTGATGTGAATGCGGATCGTTTTGAGCCGACCATGCGCCAGATACTTGGCCGGTATGATGAAGTTTTATCGGTATTTATTATTGATGAGAATGGTATACAGCTCACCCCGAGGCTGGCCCGGGATATGTTAAAGGATGATCCCAAACAGTGTTGGGCTGCGAGATCCAAGGGAAGTGATCATTCCATGCGTGATTATTTCATGCATATTCTATTGGGGTATGAAAATTTTGTAACTCCACCGCACCCTTCTCCATTCAGTGAATCGGATACTGTTTTGGTTTCATTCAGATTTTTTAGTGGATTCAGTCATTGGTACATGCTCTGCGTTGAATATCCGGCAAAATAAAAATCCCCGCAACCGTGAAGGCTGCGGGGATTTCTATAGTTCGAACTAAGCTTTGAATTACTTCTTGGCTTTTTTCTTGGGCAGCTTGATTTTGCCGGTCTGTTCCATCATGTCGCGTTCTGCTGACGGGGCGCGGTGTACAGGTTTCATGTACAGGCTCTGTGTCGGGCAGGCGTCAACGCAGATGGAGCAGTAGACACATGCGAAAGGATCGCAGATCCATGTTCCGGTGCCGCTTTCTTTGTCTTTGGTGACGGTAATGCACTGTGAAGGGCATTTAATCTGGCATTTTTTGCAGAAAATGCACTCGTCAATGTTATTGAACAGTTCACCTCTGTAGCGTTCAAAAGGCTCACGTTTCTCGATGGGGTACATACGAGTGGAGCTTTTTGAAAGGAGGTTCTTCAGTACAGTGGGAGTCATGTTAAGCATGTCTCGGCCTCCTAGCGTTCCGTGCAGCTGATGCACGGGTCGATTGACAGAATGATAACCGGAACATCAGCCAGTTCGCAGTTCGGAAGCATCGCCAGAAGAGGCGGTACGTTAGCGAACGTGGGTGTTCTGATGCGGACCCTGTCAAGGAACTTCTTGCCGCTACCTTTAATGTAGTAGAGGCATTCACCGCGGGGCTGTTCCACGCGGGTTATGATTTCGCCTTCGGGATTACCTTTGCAGGGAGCTGCAAGATCGCCCTGAGGCATGCCTGCAAGGGCCTGTCTTACGAGGTCGACGGACTGTAGTGTTTCCCGGAAGCGAACTGTGGAGCGAGCCCAACAGTCGCCAGCGGTTTCTACAATCGGTTCGAAGTCGATTTTGTCGAATGCGGAGTACTTAAGCAAACGCATGTCGGAAGCAACGCCGCTACCGCGCAGGGTCGGGCCTGCTGCGCCGAGTTCGTAGGCCTGTTCCTTGGTCAGGACACCTACGCCTTTGGTACGGTGGCAGACAGTGTAGTCATCCATGATGGTGTTCTGGATTTCTTTGATTTCCTTTTCGGCTGTGTCGAGTTCGGAAAGAATCCAGGAGCACATTTCAGGAGTCAGATCCTGACGGACACCGCCAACAATGTTGACAGAGGTGATAACACGGCTGCCGGTGGTGGCTTCGTTGATGTCCATGATGCGTTCACGGATACGCCAGAACTGCATGAACAGGGCTTCGAAGCCGAATGCATCGGCAAAGAGTCCCAGCCAGAGCAGGTGGCTGTGCATGCGGTGAAGTTCACTCCATGCGGTGCGGAGGTATTCGGCTCTTCTGGGAACCTCGATTCCCATGATCTCCTCAATGCCCTGACAGTAGCACATTGAGTGGATATTGGAGCAGATACCGCAGACGCGTTCTACGACCTGGATCATCTGGTGATAATCGCGGATCTCAGCGAGTTTTTCCAACCCTCTGTGAACGTAGCCGAGTGCGGGAATGGCCTCCAGTACGATCTCGTCTTCCACGACAAGCTTCACATGCAGCGGCTCCGGGAGAACCGGATGCTGCGGACCGAAAGGTATGATGGTACGTGCCATAATTTACCCTATAGTTGTTTTCGTCTTGGGTTCATCCGGGAAGACGAGTTATTTTTTTATTTTCATCGCCTTCGTGTTGTTACACATGGGGACGATGGTTATTTCATCATCAAGATACAGCTTGCGTCCAAAATCGAGTACCAGACCGTCGAATTTAATATCGAACTGGTCCTGTAATTCGTTTTCGATGAGCAGAGCTGCGAAGTACACGCCGCTGATAGAGGGCACGGGCTTGTCCATGTTCACGGTCAGGCGCAGGTTGGTGAGTACTTCATTTTTATCAAAGTGGTAGATGATGTCCGCTTGGCCTTCACCGATGTTGGTGCAGGAGAAGGTGACCATGCGCTGTCCGTCACTCTTCATCTTGGATACTTCGCCTACCAGGCTTTCCAGAGTTATATCTATCTGATTTTCAATCACGATCTTATCCCTCGTAATGTTTAGCCTTTGAGACCTTCAAACTTGGCAAGGGCTGTGACCACGCCGTCGATGATGGCTTCGGGTTTCGCAGGGCAACCGGGGACATAAACATCAACCGGGATTACCTTGTCGATCCCGCCAAGAACGTTGTAGCACTCGCGGAAAATACCGCCGGACAGACCGCAGGCACCGATAGCGATAACACCTTTGGGATCAGGCATCTGATCGTAGATGTTACGCAGTACCTTTGCGTTTCTGGGGTTGACGGTTCCGGTTACCAGAAGGACGTCGGCATGTTTTGGGTTACCCACGTTGACAACACCGAAACGTTCAACGTCATACAGCGGTGTCAGGCATGCCAGAACTTCGATATCGCAGCCGTTGCAGCTTCCGCAGTCAAAATGCATGATCCACGGAGACTTGGCGCGTGAATTTTCAATGAATTTCTTGAACATAAGCTTAACCTGCGTACAGCCAGATGAGGTTGACGAAAGACATGGCCAGACCGATGCTCCAAACGTATTTAAGCATCCAGCGCCAGGTCATGCGCGCCATTGTGTTATCAATGATCAGCTCTGCAAAGTAGGTGGAGGCGATCAAGAGTACGCAACCTACCAGGCTGGTGTGCCAGAAGAGTGCACAAATACCGAGGATGAAAATGGTCTCGTACCAGTGGCCGATTTCAATAATGCCAAGGTAGGGACCGGAGAACTCGGTAAGCATGCCTTTGACCAGCTCCTGGTGCCCGTGATGGGAAGTGGAGAAGTCAAAGGGTGATTTTCTTAGCTTGATGGTCAGAGCATAACCAAGGACAACAAACATAAGCGGCAGTTGGACCAGCAGCGGCTGTTCGTAGGCCA includes the following:
- a CDS encoding TRAP transporter large permease, with product MEPITIGIVGILSLLLVILVLRVPVGFAMGIIGFIGFAKVLNLKAAYGMLGTEIWNVFSSYGLTVIPLFILMGQICFYSGVNERLYKSAYAWMGHIRGGIAMATVMACAGFAAICGSNTATAATMSTVALPEMKKFKYNPILSTGSVAAGATLGVVIPPSVVLIIIGLQTGESISRLFMGGVIPGILLCALFLFTVYMMCVANPDWGPAGPEVSFKEKLASLPGSIEMIILFVLVMGGLFAGWFTPTEAGAAGAAFALLISIVSREMTFKRFTAAVSDTLKVSCMIMTVMLGAVIFGRFLAVTRIPFEAANFIAALPIPPTVIILLICVIYVIGGMVMDALALLLITIPIFFPIVSAMGYDPVWFGVLITIVTTLGAITPPVGVTTFIVASMAEDVSIDRVFLGVSYFLIAYVALVALMLLCPATVTFLPSLL
- a CDS encoding RluA family pseudouridine synthase is translated as MAAEFVKVTKQESGQKLVRFLERRVGSDVPRSAIMRWIRKGNVRVDKGRCKPFDLVKEGQIVRIPPYKADETQQKKLPALPLIYEDENYLAVCKPAGLPTQGGTGHDDSVADRLLSMFADAPYKPAPAHRLDRDTSGVILAGKSHQGQKNLSDFFAEHGEGGKYYLAQVEGSWDQEGWTELRDKMEKRGPKGREKVEVGSGKEAVSSVCPVKTGEKTSLLIVRLHTGRTHQIRVQLSSRGFPIVGDTKYGGKQGKMKLHCLRIETPWFVAACPSDWDNQPDISEYFFEV
- a CDS encoding DUF2975 domain-containing protein encodes the protein MDKIRKMSIFLKYVFWLLLISIPVFEVAGWLFFDGYDSWLVPEVMFDFEDEVFPVVMTQTTRILGVVVTLPQVLLDMFCMWQMVKLFSLYEAGNIFTAENSACYRRAAWAFLICEVINPFVQAGTSYVISMNNEVGERFVTVGIDDANIGTIIVACVILAISWVMDEGRKLQDEAELTI
- a CDS encoding transcriptional regulator, whose protein sequence is MAILINLDVMLAKRKVASKDLAEAVGITPQNLSVLKTGKAKAIRFSTLDAICKFLECQPGDILEFRDEEGTVNI
- a CDS encoding efflux RND transporter periplasmic adaptor subunit, with the translated sequence MTDHIEKREIDVASLTENKKGRWKKWFFLLGLLLIAGGVFTAFLDGSEDAVEYKTAVARVGNFTVDVAASGTLQPRNKVIVGCEISGTINKIYKDYNDKVVKGELLARMSTDELQARVNQLRAALESSRANVRKSEVDLKDKKNECVRMGKLRNKNAVSQKKFDSAVTARDMADAHLAEAKAMVRRAEANLNEAAANLKKASITSPIDGLVLTRHVEAGQAVSSGMNTPQLYTLATSLKDMRLELNIDEADVGKIRSGQTAVFTVDAYAGKKFPAKLIKLRYAPQRVQGVVTYVGIFSVNNKDLLLRPGMTAAAKIEIEKVRDKLLLPNGALRFSPADAVPENSRNTPSSKNANIWVLRDGVPQKVAVRKGSSNGRFTAIVEGHLSAGDEVVLSRVEKVAENSMAFTFE
- a CDS encoding ABC transporter ATP-binding protein, which translates into the protein MIELKNISRVYNTGGAEVRALDGIDMTIENGEFVAVMGSSGSGKSTTMNILGCLDAPSSGSYLFEGLDVTSLDRSQKARLRRRYLGFVFQGFNLLSRTTALENVELPLVYRGLAKNERRKMAYAALDKVGLADRAMHTTTEMSGGQQQRVAIARAIVCNPFLLLADEPTGNLDSARSTEIMQLLTSLQAEHGITVVMVTHEPEMALWASRTIEFRDGKIIKEGH
- a CDS encoding FtsX-like permease family protein, producing MFLQAVLLSFRTLLRNKLRSCLTVLGIVIGVGSVIAVVVIGQGASRKLTDEISSLGSKMIMIYPDEENGVGFAGETSNLIPFKNSDVEAIKREFPDCGGVAPVAESGAVAVFGSNNCRTSVTGTESSYFAIRNWKLKFGRLFSSSEERVGKSVCIIGEKVSKNLFKGMDPIGSSIRIDRFAYQVIGVLKSKGGSMVGKEQDDVILVPLKVLQRRISGTKDVDLILVGCGPGQDSTTLKRQLKQVMIERRPVPPGHGNNFAIEDMKEIIKTVEKQTGTFTTFISAIAAISLLVGGIGIMNIMLVSVTERTREIGIRMAVGAQENDILIQFLVEAVVLSLFGGVLGISLGLVIPMFVTSYMKIPFVIDMRIILISFVFSGLVGIVFGYFPARRAARMNPIDALRHE
- a CDS encoding EAL domain-containing protein; amino-acid sequence: MPQMIPKEFANIRELLISNGIKTLFQPIVAIDRKDVVGFEAFSRVRLPDKGGSDATLVDLFGTNLKPAELYEIDKACCRQTLRRFKKFLQQRKSLCVFMNLEMRVISNSCCDRHFISEVVEEVDVPAHNIVIEISAECLSDPKGLPFVEFCRGKGFQISIDKVEHSSRLLAILLESRPDYIKLQRSVWSNPADSTYNIGSLEYIVKNCANIECTPIALGVEDEDEALYLLQANMFCHQGYYYTKDENCTGSECNSVGGFLESVNRINQKFIMLQSERIRDRKEHFFNIRAQIKSLTSLFADVNADRFEPTMRQILGRYDEVLSVFIIDENGIQLTPRLARDMLKDDPKQCWAARSKGSDHSMRDYFMHILLGYENFVTPPHPSPFSESDTVLVSFRFFSGFSHWYMLCVEYPAK
- a CDS encoding 4Fe-4S dicluster domain-containing protein, encoding MLNMTPTVLKNLLSKSSTRMYPIEKREPFERYRGELFNNIDECIFCKKCQIKCPSQCITVTKDKESGTGTWICDPFACVYCSICVDACPTQSLYMKPVHRAPSAERDMMEQTGKIKLPKKKAKK
- a CDS encoding NADH-quinone oxidoreductase subunit D, with the protein product MARTIIPFGPQHPVLPEPLHVKLVVEDEIVLEAIPALGYVHRGLEKLAEIRDYHQMIQVVERVCGICSNIHSMCYCQGIEEIMGIEVPRRAEYLRTAWSELHRMHSHLLWLGLFADAFGFEALFMQFWRIRERIMDINEATTGSRVITSVNIVGGVRQDLTPEMCSWILSELDTAEKEIKEIQNTIMDDYTVCHRTKGVGVLTKEQAYELGAAGPTLRGSGVASDMRLLKYSAFDKIDFEPIVETAGDCWARSTVRFRETLQSVDLVRQALAGMPQGDLAAPCKGNPEGEIITRVEQPRGECLYYIKGSGKKFLDRVRIRTPTFANVPPLLAMLPNCELADVPVIILSIDPCISCTER
- a CDS encoding NADH-quinone oxidoreductase subunit C; protein product: MIENQIDITLESLVGEVSKMKSDGQRMVTFSCTNIGEGQADIIYHFDKNEVLTNLRLTVNMDKPVPSISGVYFAALLIENELQDQFDIKFDGLVLDFGRKLYLDDEITIVPMCNNTKAMKIKK
- a CDS encoding NADH-quinone oxidoreductase subunit B; translation: MFKKFIENSRAKSPWIMHFDCGSCNGCDIEVLACLTPLYDVERFGVVNVGNPKHADVLLVTGTVNPRNAKVLRNIYDQMPDPKGVIAIGACGLSGGIFRECYNVLGGIDKVIPVDVYVPGCPAKPEAIIDGVVTALAKFEGLKG